A portion of the Bactrocera neohumeralis isolate Rockhampton chromosome 2, APGP_CSIRO_Bneo_wtdbg2-racon-allhic-juicebox.fasta_v2, whole genome shotgun sequence genome contains these proteins:
- the LOC126767726 gene encoding probable ubiquitin carboxyl-terminal hydrolase FAF isoform X2: protein MTFDTRGRQTGGGGGGTGNDNSNVGTANTNSNLNSNSGTTLGNTTGGGSGGGVNNGSVEQPTPSTVNPDATSQGGETTANNAVVDNITPEKLISSFPTLKLRSLTQKISNPRWVVPVLPEQELEVLLNAAIALTAAGVDHDCEPCVEFYRNALTTSFSKILTDEAVNSWKYNIHHCILLSCGKLLHLIAIHMPRDNPYLLDLLAMVFDPENKFNTFNAARQPSCFAAPDFLWGVLDANKMFAKPPPEPKNPRGWLVDLINRFGQLGGFDNLLERFNCGLQLLKKNQEQSGLESSGSGLDLSSKTSKSSQASDESQDNKLTLALIFSLLRPFGQCSELLTPATIAKYFMPIWNVVLDLLDSFSDDELKREAKPEGRNDYINGIVKSARLLASRLPGQEDLIRDLEMFRLKMILRLLQVSSFNGKMNALNEINKVLSSVSYYSHRTQQLQHCLPDDEMDWLTAERMANWIKDSDVLGIVLKDSLHQPQYVEKLEKIIRFLIKEHALTLEDLDAVWRAQAGKHEAIVKNVHDLLAKLAWDFTPEQLDHLFESFQTSMTNANKRQRERLLELIRRLAEDDKNGVMAQKVLKLFWTLAHSQEIQPDVLDQALAAHVKILDYSCSQERDAQKIVWLDKCVQELKSGDNWVLPALRLIREICCLYDSLPSHAPRTQQTLNRQQVIERLQNDYTLVILVTNSLTTYMDKIRTMIAEMPNVEPNTLCIDGRYPHNMQIQERLDFLKFLLKDGQLWLCAEQAKQIWHCLAVNAVFPSDREECFRWFGKLMGEEPDLDPGINKDFFENNILQLDPQLLTESGIKCFERFFKAVNSKEDKLKAIHRGYILDNEDLIGKDYLWRVITTGGEEIANKAIDLLKEVSTALGPRLQESICDFHEMFIAECCERLRTHYSNIIILGKTIGSNSSNDPSQADADSKDIKDRFIEAEKMCRIIKVLQEYIKECDRSFNGDRYLLPLSRVTRGKNTSLYIRFQNPGRPIDDIEVTTHSNETVASFKRNLLKRIKGNSPANIKVDLFYNNGELIEISDEINPLYQYAIRDKMILTAKLTPVGPGLASSPDSSSDSSTGSPPRPCPDMQRVESESTLPGVIIAQNYKYTEFFLKLYQLGSDLDHGRLRESAKSLLHLLPCDWHTVKMLQTMCRVQGQLQVGTNDVVRAAVTAEAVSGSSAIPSGVKEEEAETVGVGNGSVVVQNTTAFDGDQINLQECTPEMLFLHGTPAQVLYNLGVLNGLLIPALDPYGEAAMQVQSAWLHSGCAHFILELLTKNNFLPNADMHTKRAAFHCVLHLARLFLYTVGYVLSRVGDEPMLRDFDVGARSQVEILKQILNSIPNNSESTMRAISTKLAENLAAEMLSASAEGERCRILFSSTLQWSCPDIATIKAVIQLAWSSSCGNLQALGNKNDFANDITMPDAQDFAMCKEALEVLTISLVLNPSANEALNNDPIWPKFITSLILKNPSRHVRQIAADQLFLSCTYCAGDRRPFAYMVNLLVNSLKTLVPQYEATCADFFQLLCRTLSYGSVCNWPLNIGDGLLTEEINWLQKIRENVIHTGDIQVHEDLLEGHLCLAKELMFFLSPETKAQLTELIDEIIDIFLFPASREYLHLRKFNKLRNPTSPPPVCRSPHTIAAACDFLIALCQNCVPNMKLLTNTLIDFVCTDTDPLREWDFLPPVGPRPVKGFCGLKNAGATCYMNSVLQQLYMVPSIRVGILKADGAAIIENEDFSGETDVASINSALFSSAGNGEDNSSGTDVRKNYHVVILKYVQAIFGHLGHSSLQYYVPRGLWAYFKLQGEPVNLREQQDAVEFFMSLFESLDEGLKALGHTQLMNATLGGSFSDQKICQECPHRYSKEEPFSVFSVDIRNHSSLTESLEQYVKGELLEGADAYHCDKCDKKVVTIKRLCVKKLPPVLAIQLKRFEYDYERVCAIKFNDYFEFPRVLDMEPYTVSGLAKLEGEVIEVGDNCQSNGETTKYELSGIVVHSGQASGGHYFSYILSKNPSTGKEQWYKFDDGEVSECKMHEDEELKAQCFGGDYMGEIYDNNLKRMQYRRQKRWWNAYMLFYTRCDQKPIQFEPCVEQLSLAESRNFVLPLPKPIERSVRHQNVRFLHSKSIFSVEFFNFIKKLVSCSIPSTRPDKMTPAAEELSLLGVQLASQFLFHTGFRTKKSLRGPVIEWYDTLSHHIRFSSLVRKWFAANALLNPSSRLGEYILMAPSPEVRTVFVKLVVFFCHFAIADEPLAGYEGSNLCEQILISVLDLLKCEAVDYGKHLPHYFSLFSMYVGLGIPEKQQLLKLNVPFIFMQVALDEGPGPSIKYQYPELSKLHQVVSHLIRCSDISDKCQNSNQNAQPLENPFKDSNIRREELVPLSPECADILFNRTGYIKKLIEDTAVGEEGIKLLQYCSWENPHFSRAVLTELLWQCGFAYCHDMRHHTELLLHILLIEDSWQHHRIHNALNGVAEEREGLLETIQRTKTHYQKRAYQIIKCLTQLFHKSQVALQMLNSNASIARHWTMAVEWLQDELDRQRSCQYNSYSWSPPAQSNDNTNGYMLERSQSAKNTCTMAYELCPEEEQEETNESDIEPADESQRQQQLQQQQQQQIAQTLHAPAVDDDTVPASPAHKPFMVGPVNSGSTTGYWTVANTFAVDSHTTTTTTTSTSSSGGVLTAVNSTEPQQQQQQANTDANINGLTSSVKQLTLSPKTRTLGISKHHQQQLQQHQQQHHQQQLQQQQQQQQRGNSSSRLV, encoded by the exons ATGACGTTTGATACGCGCGGACGCCAGACAGGCGGGGGAGGTGGTGGTACCGGTAACGATAATTCAAATGTGGGCACGGCAAATACAAATAGCAATCTAAATAGTAATAGTGGCACAACCCTTGGGAATACTACTGGCGGTGGTAGTGGGGGAGGTGTTAACAATGGCAGTGTAGAACAACCTACACCTTCTACAGTTAATCCGGATGCAACTTCGCAAGGTGGAGAGACAACGGCCAACAACGCTGTTGTGGACAACAT AACACCCGAAAAACTGATTTCATCATTTCCTACGTTAAAATTGCGTTCATTGACACAAAAGATCTCAAATCCGCGTTGGGTTGTACCAGTGCTGCCTGAACAAGAGTTGGAAGTATTGCTTAACGCAGCAATTGCGCTAACCGCAGCAG GTGTGGATCATGACTGCGAACCATGTGTGGAATTCTATCGCAATGCGCTTACTACTTCCTTTTCAAAAATCCTTACCGACGAGGCGGTTAATTCATGGAAATACAATATCCATCATTGCATTTTATTGTCGTGCGGCAAGTTACTCCATTTAATTGCCATACATATGCCGCGTGATAATCCCTATTTATTGGATTTGCTTGCTATGGTCTTTGATCCGGAGAACAAGTTTAACACATTCAATGCCGCACGTCAACCCAGTTGCTTTGCTGCACCGGATTTTCTATGGGGCGTATTAGACGCTAATAAAATGTTTGCTAAACCACCACCAGAGCCTAAAAATCCCCGTGGCTGGCTTGTTGATTTAATCAATCGTTTCGGTCAGCTTGGCGGTTTCGATAATCTGCTGGAGCGATTCAATTGTGGTTTGCAGTTGTTAAAGAAGAATCAAGAGCAAAGTGGACTCGAGTCGTCGGGATCTGGCTTAGATTTAAGCAGTAAGACTAGCAAATCGTCACAGGCGTCCGACGAAAGTCAAGATAATAAATTAACACTGGCGTTGATATTTAGTCTACTACGTCCTTTCGGGCAGTGCAGTGAGCTATTAACACCTGCTACTATTGCCAAATACTTCATGCCAATTTGGAATGTGGTATTGGATCTATTAGATAGTTTCTCCGATGATGAATTGAAGCGTGAAGCGAAACCAGAGGGACGAAACGATTACATTAACGGTATTGTGAAGTCGGCACGTTTGTTGGCAAGTCGTTTGCCAGGACAAGAGGATTTGATACGAGATCTGGAAATGTTTCGTCTGAAAATGATACTACGTCTACTACAAGTCTCTAGTTTCAATGGCAAAATGAATGCACTAAATGAAATCAATAAGGTGCTCAGCTCTGTTTCATATTATTCACATCGCACGCAGCAATTACAACACTGCTTGCCAGATGATGAAATGGACTGGTTAACGGCGGAGCGCATGGCT AACTGGATTAAAGACTCTGATGTGCTGGGTATTGTTCTGAAAGATTCGCTACATCAACCCCAATATGTTGAGAAGCTGGAGAAAATCATACGCTTTCTGATCAAAGAGCACGCATTGACGCTAGAGGATTTAGATGCCGTTTGGCGTGCACAAGCGGGTAAACATGAGGCGATTGTAAAGAATGTGCATGATCTCTTGGCGAAATTGGCTTGGGATTTTACACCCGAACAGCTGGATCATCTCTTCGAATCGTTTCAG ACAAGCATGACAAACGCCAATAAGCGTCAACGTGAACGACTGCTTGAATTGATAAGACGCTTGGCTGAAGATGATAAAAATGGTGTAATGGCACAAAAAGTATTGAAACTTTTTTGGACGTTGGCGCATAGTCAGGAAATACAACCAGATGTATTGGATCAAGCTTTGGCGGCACACGTAAAAATCTTGGACTACAGCTGTTCGCAGGAGCGTGACGCGCAGAAAATTGTCTGGTTAGATAAATGTGTACAAGAATTGAAGAGTGGTGATAATTGGGTGTTGCCCGCTTTACGTTTAATACGTGAAATCTGTTGCCTATACGATTCTTTGCCCAGCCATGCACCGCGTACACAGCAAACACTTAATCGTCAACAAGTCATCGAGCGTTTGCAAAACGACTATACTTTGGTGATTCTGGTGACAAATAGTTTAACTACGTATATGGACAAAATACGCACTATGATCGCTGAGATGCCGAATGTGGAGCCGAACACATTATGCATCGACGGAAGATATCCACATAATATGCAAATACAAGAGCGCTTGGATTTTCTGAAGTTCTTGCTGAAGGATGGGCAACTGTGGTTGTGTGCCGAACAG GCTAAGCAAATTTGGCACTGCCTGGCGGTAAACGCAGTATTTCCAAGTGATCGTGAAGAGTGCTTTCGATGGTTTGGCAAATTAATGGGCGAAGAACCCGACCTGGATCCAGGCATAAATAAAGACTTCttcgaaaacaatattttacaacTCGATCCGCAATTGTTGACTGAGAGTGGCATCAAATGCTTCGAACGCTTCTTCAAGGCTGTCAACTCCAAGGAGGATAAATTGAAAGCAATACATCGCGGTTATATACTTGACAATGAGGATCTCATTGGTAAAGACTATCTGTGGCGAGTCATTACCACGGGTGGTGAAGAAATCGCCAATAAGGCTATTGATCTGCTAAAAGAGGTTTCGACAGCGCTAGGACCGCGCCTGCAAGAGAGTATTTGTGATTTTCATGAAATGTTCATTGCCGAATGCTGCGAACGACTACGTACACATTAtagtaatataattattttgggCAAAACAATTGGCAGCAACAGTTCAAATGATCCTAGTCAAGCGGATGCCGATTCGAAGGATATTAAGGATCGTTTTATTGAAGCTGAGAAAATGTGCCGTATTATAAAAgtattgcaagagtatataaAAGAATGTGATCGTTCATttaatggcgatcgctatctaTTGCCCCTTAGTCGGGTGACACGCGGCAAAAATACTAGTCTCTATATACGCTTTCAAAATCCCGGCCGACCCATTGACGATATTGAGGTGACAACACACAGTAATGAAACGGTGGCATCATTCAAGCGCAATTTATTGAAACGCATCAAAGGCAATTCACCAGCCAACATAAAAGTCGATTTGTTCTACAATAACGGTGAACTAATTGAGATTAGCGATGAGATCAATCCACTGTATCAGTATGCCATACGTGATAAAATGATACTCACAGCCAAGTTGACACCAGTCGGTCCAGGGCTGGCCAGTAGCCCCGATTCATCCAGCGACTCCAGCACCGGCTCACCGCCACGTCCCTGCCCCGATATGCAACGTGTCGAGTCGGAGAGCACGCTGCCCGGAGTGATCATCGCACAGAACTACAAATATACCGAGTTTTTCCTGAAGCTGTATCAACTGGGCAGCGACTTGGATCATGGTCGATTGCGAGAGAGCGCAAAAtcattgttgcatttgttgccATGTGATTGGCACACCGTAAAGATGTTGCAAACCATGTGTCGCGTGCAGGGACAACTGCAGGTCGGCACCAATGACGTTGTTAGAGCCGCGGTGACAGCGGAAGCCGTCAGTGGCAGCAGCGCTATACCAAGTGGCGTAAAAGAGGAAGAGGCTGAAACGGTGGGCGTAGGCAACGGCAGTGTTGTAGTGCAAAATACGACCGCCTTTGATGGTGACCAG ATCAATCTTCAGGAATGCACGCCTGAGATGCTATTTCTGCATGGCACACCCGCACAGGTGCTCTACAATTTGGGTGTTTTGAATGGTTTGCTGATACCAGCTTTGGATCCCTACGGTGAGGCGGCAATGCAAGTGCAATCGGCTTGGTTACATTCGGGCTGCGCACATTTCATACTCGAGCTGTTGACCAAAAACAATTTCCTACCCAACGCCGATATGCATACCAAACGTGCGGCATTTCATTGTGTGCTACACCTTGCAAGATTGTTCCTCTACACGGTCGGCTATGTGCTGTCACGTGTCGGCGACGAGCCGATGCTACGCGATTTCGATGTAGGCGCACGTTCACAAGTTGAAATACTTAAGCAAATTCTGAATTCGATACCGAACAATTCGGAGAGCACTATGCGTGCCATCTCCACAAAATTGGCTGAAAATTTAGCCGCGGAAATGCTTTCGGCCAGCGCCGAGGGTGAACGTTGTCGCATACTATTCAGCTCGACACTGCAGTGGTCATGCCCAGACATAGCGACCATCAAGGCTGTTATACAATTGGCTTGGTCATCATCGTGTGGCAATCTGCAAGCGCTTGGCAATAAAAATGACTTTGCCAATGATATAACAATGCCGGATGCGCAGGACTTTGCCATGTGTAAAGAGGCGCTCGAAGTGCTAACCATTTCATTGGTACTTAATCCCAGTGCTAACGAGGCATTAAACAACGATCCGATTTGGCCGAAATTCATCACATCACTTATATTGAAGAATCCATCACGTCATGTGCGTCAAATCGCCGCTGATCAGCTGTTTCTCTCATGCACTTACTGTGCCGGTGATCGTCGTCCATTCGCTTATATGGTTAATCTGCTGGTGAATTCACTGAAAACGCTCGTGCCACAATACGAGGCAACGTGCGCCGATTTCTTTCAATTGCTCTGCCGCACACTCTCCTATGGCAGTGTGTGCAATTGGCCGCTGAACATTGGGGACGGCTTACTGACCGAGGAGATCAATTGGCTGCAGAAGATACGCGAAAATGTTATACATACCGGTGACATACAGGTGCATGAGGATCTATTGGAGGGTCATCTATGTTTGGCCAAAGAATTGATGTTCTTTTTGTCGCCGGAGACCAAAGCCCAACTTACCGAGTTGATCGACGAGATTATTGATATTTTCCTCTTTCCGGCTTCACGTGAATACCTGCACTTGCGGAAGTTCAACAAATTGCGAAATCCCACATCACCCCCACCCGTTTGTCGTAGTCCTCACACCATAGCGGCGGCTTGCGATTTCTTGATAGCACTTTGCCAGAATTGTGTTCCTAACATGAAATTGCTGACCAACACACTAATCGATTTCGTGTGCACCGATACGGATCCGTTACGTGAATGGGACTTTCTACCGCCGGTTGGTCCACGACCCGTCAAAGGTTTTTGTGGTTTGAAGAATGCCGGCGCCACATGCTACATGAATTCGGTGTTGCAACAATTGTATATGGTGCCATCCATACGCGTCGGTATATTGAAGGCTGACGGTGCTGCTATAATTGAGAATGAAGATTTCAGCGGCGAAACTGATGTGGCTAGCATAAATAGTGCGCTTTTCTCCAGTGCTGGTAACGGTGAAGACAATAGCAGCGGCACTGATGTGCGGAAAAACTATCACGTGGTCATATTGAAATATGTGCAGGCGATATTTGGCCATCTGGGTCACAGTTCGTTGCAATACTATGTGCCACGTGGCTTGTGGGCATATTTTAA acTACAAGGTGAACCGGTTAATTTGCGCGAGCAACAAGATGCAGTTGAATTCTTTATGTCGCTCTTCGAAAGTCTGGATGAAGGCCTTAAGGCCTTGGGCCATACGCAACTGATGAATGCCACTTTGGGTGGTTCGTTTAGCGATCAGAAGATATGTCAGGAGTGCCCGCATCGCTATTCCAAGGAGGAGCCGTTCAGTGTGTTCAGCGTGGATATACGAAATCATAGCTCATTAACAGAATCGCTGGAGCAGTATGTCAAAGGGGAACTGTTAGAGGGCGCTGATGCATACCATTGTGATAAATGTGataaaaaa GTAGTTACAATTAAGCGGTTGTGTGTAAAAAAACTACCGCCTGTGTTAGCCATTCAATTAAAGCGTTTCGAATACGATTACGAGCGCGTTTGCGccattaaatttaatgattacttTGAGTTCCCACGCGTTCTTGATATGGAACCGTATACAG TTTCTGGCTTAGCCAAATTGGAGGGTGAAGTCATTGAGGTGGGTGATAATTGCCAATCGAATGGCGAAACAACCAAATATGAATTAAGTGGCATTGTGGTACATAGCGGACAGGCTTCCGGTGGCCATTACTTTAGTTATATACTTTCTAA AAATCCCTCCACTGGCAAGGAACAATGGTATAAATTCGACGACGGCGAAGTGAGTGAATGTAAAATGCACGAAGATGAAGAATTGAAAGCGCAATGTTTCGGTGGCGATTACATGGGCGAAATTTACGATAATAATTTGAAGCGCATGCAATACCGGCGGCAGAAGCGCTGGTGGAATGCATATATGCTTTTCTATACGCGTTGCGATCAAAAACCCATACAATTCGAACCCTGTGTGGAGCAGTTGTCATTGGCCGAAAGTCGTAATTTTGTTTTACCGCTGCCAAAACCAATCGAACGCAGCGTGCG TCATCAAAATGTACGATTTTTGCACTCGAAGAGTATTTTCTCGgtggaatttttcaatttcattaaaaaattagttagcTGTAGTATACCGTCAACACGTCCGGACAAAATG ACACCAGCTGCTGAAGAGCTTTCATTGCTAGGCGTTCAACTAGCATCGCAATTCTTATTTCACACAGGATTTAGAACGAAAAAATCGTTGCGTGGACCGGTTATCGAGTG GTACGACACTTTATCACATCACATTCGTTTCTCTTCGCTCGTGCGCAAATGGTTCGCCGCCAATGCTCTACTCAATCCATCATCCCGTTTGGGTGAATATATATTGATGGCACCATCGCCGGAAGTTCGCACTGTGTTTGTCAAATTGGTGGTTTTCTTCTGTCACTTTGCCATAGCCGACGAGCCGCTGGCTGGCTACGAAGGCAGCAATTTGTGTGAACAGATTTTAATAAGCGTCTTAGATTTGTTGAAGTGTGAAGCCGTCGATTATGGCAAACATTTGCCGCACTATTTTAGTCTATTTAGCATGTATGTGGGCTTGGGCATACCGGAAAAGCAACAACTGTTGAAG TTGAATGTGCCGTTTATATTCATGCAAGTCGCTTTGGACGAGGGTCCCGGTCCATCGATAAAGTATCAATATCCCGAACTGAGCAAACTGCATCAAGTGGTCTCGCATTTAATACGTTGCAGCGATATTTCTGACAAATGCCAAAACTCGAATCAAAATGCACAACCACTTGAGAATCCATTTAAGGATTCAAATATTAGGCGTGAAGAATTGGTGCCATTATCTCCAGAATGTGCTGACATACTCTTCAATCGAACGGG CTATATTAAGAAACTAATCGAGGACACAGCTGTTGGCGAGGAGGGCATCAAATTGCTGCAGTATTGCAGCTGGGAGAATCCACATTTCTCACGTGCTGTACTAACCGAACTGTTGTGGCAATGTGGTTTCGCCTACTGTCACGATATGCGCCATCACACCGAATTGCTGTTGCATATATTGTTAATCGAAGATTCGTGGCAACATCATCGCATACATAATGCCCTAAACGGTGTAGCGGAGGAACGCGAAGGCCTGCTGGAGACGATACAGCGCACAAAGACGCATTATCAAAAGCGCGCATACCAAATAATTAAATGCCTTACACAACTATTCCACAAATCACAAGTGGCCCTACAGATGCTTAATTCGAATGCCAGTATCGCACGGCATTGGACCATGGCGGTGGAGTGGTTGCAAGATGAATTGGATCGGCAACGCAGCTGTCAATACAATTCGTATTCGTGGTCACCACCGGCCCAGAGCAATGATAACACAAATGGCTATATGTTGGAGCGTTCACAATCCGCTAAGAATACGTGCACCATGGCATATGAGTTATGTCCCGAAGAG GAACAAGAGGAGACCAATGAGTCGGATATTGAGCCAGCCGATGAGTCACAGCGACAgcagcagctgcaacaacagcagcagcaacaaattgCACAGACGCTGCATGCACCCGCTGTGGATGATGATACAGTACCCGCTAGTCCAGCACACAAACCGTTTATGGTGGGACCGGTGAACAGCGGCAGCACCACCGGTTATTGGACTGTTGCGAATACATTTGCGGTTGATAgtcatacaacaacaactacaaccacTTCGACCAGCAGCAGTGGTGGGGTTTTGACCGCAGTTAATAGTACGGaaccacaacagcaacaacagcaagctaACACAGATGCAAACATAAACGGTTTGACGTCCAGTGTGAAACAGCTGACGCTCTCCCCTAAAACG cGTACCTTGGGAATTAGTAAACATCACCAacagcagctacaacaacatcaacaacaacaccatcagcaacagctacaacaacaacaacagcaacagcaacgcgGTAACAGTTCAAGCCGTTTAGTTTAA